From Candidatus Poribacteria bacterium, one genomic window encodes:
- a CDS encoding phytanoyl-CoA dioxygenase family protein gives MVKDDIFQERVVRVEKPSMHFTLLRNADGDFLGVSEINELSVFHYVDDDVIWEQVEGSNVYRHVVTGIQLEAEPVDVKDDCYLRHEGILLMEDGSPASEGAVFSAGHGPAHLPSEYLESFKQNGWVCLPSIIAPDIVEELERVSCTGRWEEGTYERRIPPLNETAAVAKIATEPVSLWLMRQYMQTQEIRLGHSPGFAILPPDDGRRKVQGWHSDFPYLWGIAGSEVVNRIPVHKVDGLVMGVQRNLCVSEFRKENGATCFKLGSHTLGQGPPVEWVNGNTSRQDGHRESKGLPYTGPDADVVEAPPGSYIVYDSRIWHRAGVNRTPHKRAAMLQAVIPMYIMPFMDTSRPYKNFINSPLAEELTALEYKELASIMVNKMVGPQGHLAITVDEELTEKIQSSQ, from the coding sequence ATGGTGAAAGATGACATTTTTCAGGAACGCGTTGTCCGGGTTGAAAAGCCGTCGATGCACTTTACACTACTTCGTAATGCCGATGGAGATTTTCTCGGTGTCTCCGAGATTAACGAACTTTCAGTCTTTCATTATGTTGACGATGATGTAATATGGGAGCAAGTTGAAGGCAGTAATGTTTATCGTCATGTCGTTACTGGGATCCAACTCGAGGCAGAACCCGTTGATGTCAAAGACGACTGCTACCTACGTCATGAAGGAATTCTACTCATGGAGGATGGCAGTCCAGCATCCGAAGGTGCTGTGTTCTCCGCTGGACACGGTCCTGCACACCTGCCATCTGAGTATTTGGAATCATTCAAACAGAACGGATGGGTCTGCCTCCCCTCCATCATTGCTCCTGATATTGTCGAAGAGTTGGAGCGGGTGAGTTGCACGGGTCGCTGGGAAGAAGGCACCTATGAGCGGCGCATTCCCCCGTTGAATGAGACTGCAGCGGTCGCAAAGATTGCGACGGAACCCGTATCTTTGTGGTTGATGCGTCAGTACATGCAGACGCAGGAAATCCGTCTCGGACACTCACCGGGCTTCGCAATACTCCCACCAGACGACGGTAGACGGAAGGTTCAAGGGTGGCACTCTGATTTCCCCTATCTCTGGGGTATTGCCGGCAGTGAAGTTGTCAACCGAATCCCTGTTCACAAGGTCGATGGTCTGGTCATGGGTGTCCAACGCAATCTCTGTGTCTCGGAATTCCGCAAGGAAAACGGAGCGACCTGTTTCAAACTCGGATCCCATACACTCGGTCAAGGTCCACCGGTCGAGTGGGTAAACGGGAACACCTCCAGACAGGACGGGCACCGTGAATCCAAAGGGCTGCCATACACCGGACCGGATGCAGATGTGGTTGAAGCACCGCCGGGGAGTTACATCGTCTACGATTCTCGGATTTGGCATCGCGCAGGCGTAAATCGCACGCCACATAAACGGGCGGCGATGTTGCAGGCGGTCATTCCGATGTACATCATGCCGTTCATGGATACCAGTCGTCCCTATAAGAACTTTATCAACAGTCCCTTGGCAGAAGAACTGACTGCGCTTGAGTATAAAGAGCTTGCGTCAATCATGGTAAATAAGATGGTTGGACCACAGGGACATCTGGCAATCACTGTTGACGAGGAATTGACTGAGAAGATACAATCCTCTCAGTAA
- a CDS encoding Gfo/Idh/MocA family oxidoreductase: MLNWGVMGAGGIAYVFCNGMRFTDSGQILAVGSRTQSKMDRLVNDFGIPRQYNDYADLLSDDDIDAIYIATIHPLHAEWAITCAEAGKHLLVEKPISMNRVEAAAMVDAARENDVFLMEAFMYRCHPQIAKMVELIQEGAIGDVQVIRATFGYRSGFNPQSRIYNHEMGGGGILDIGGYTASMARKIAGAAAHKPFLDPISVKGNGKIGPTGVDHIAVASLKFENDIIAEIICAVECSYGSSVIIYGTDGTLTIPNPWLPSSPCRGARTPLPLDTAFPSTKIIVESYQNRESTEFTVDVDRDLFTYEADTVAAHIADRQAPAMSWDDTLGNMQLLDAWLAEVGVIH; the protein is encoded by the coding sequence ATGTTAAACTGGGGCGTTATGGGTGCAGGTGGCATCGCTTATGTCTTCTGTAACGGAATGCGTTTTACAGACTCCGGGCAGATTCTTGCCGTTGGGAGTCGCACCCAATCTAAGATGGACAGACTCGTCAACGACTTCGGCATCCCGCGCCAATATAACGATTACGCTGATCTGTTGTCGGACGATGATATCGACGCTATCTATATCGCCACAATCCATCCACTTCATGCGGAATGGGCGATAACGTGTGCTGAAGCCGGAAAACATCTCCTCGTGGAGAAACCGATCAGCATGAACCGTGTCGAAGCTGCGGCGATGGTAGATGCTGCACGTGAAAACGACGTGTTCCTCATGGAAGCCTTCATGTATCGCTGCCACCCGCAGATAGCGAAGATGGTCGAACTGATACAAGAGGGTGCGATCGGTGATGTTCAAGTCATCCGCGCGACCTTCGGCTACCGTTCGGGTTTCAACCCACAGAGCCGAATCTATAACCATGAAATGGGAGGCGGTGGTATCCTCGACATCGGCGGCTATACGGCTTCAATGGCTCGGAAAATCGCAGGTGCTGCGGCGCACAAGCCGTTTCTGGATCCGATCTCCGTAAAAGGTAACGGAAAAATCGGTCCTACAGGTGTTGATCACATCGCAGTCGCGTCCCTGAAATTTGAGAACGATATTATCGCGGAGATCATTTGTGCTGTTGAATGTAGTTATGGAAGCAGCGTTATCATCTACGGAACGGACGGAACCCTCACGATTCCGAACCCGTGGCTACCCTCATCGCCTTGCCGAGGTGCGAGAACACCGTTGCCACTTGATACAGCCTTCCCGTCAACAAAGATTATCGTTGAATCTTATCAAAATCGGGAATCCACCGAATTTACTGTTGATGTAGATCGGGACCTCTTTACCTACGAGGCAGATACGGTTGCGGCACATATTGCTGACCGACAAGCACCGGCGATGTCTTGGGACGACACGCTCGGTAACATGCAGCTGCTGGACGCTTGGCTCGCAGAGGTAGGGGTTATTCATTAG